One window of Triticum dicoccoides isolate Atlit2015 ecotype Zavitan chromosome 5A, WEW_v2.0, whole genome shotgun sequence genomic DNA carries:
- the LOC119303239 gene encoding uncharacterized protein LOC119303239, with protein MALRAAELRRLLLLRGRAVLPLPLASRCRPASTAARDDEGAGGNAYDVLGVGETSSSAEIKASFHRLAKETHPDVAAAAGSRRFLQILAAYEILSDSQRRAHYDSFLRSQRLVIQKHPRPSQYVYPYPYSSGIVMPRESNVVEWLKWYRLTVDDIVTKKRIATGSGYFDRLESELYSAVHAAYYGPEVESTDLLPDCFEAEERSVYETPELLHLVSGRDLLGIVSLVDSVRELSDACREKLTHSGSGACGFCPNVAVNGEKCSIPRHADIHKQENEDSDSIPSDAYKDIELQICGRVVATANRRLKCNCIDNSDMEDHIHVFLVPNEVVAPDVTQEHLLLGTITGLDTSGEEGSCCVYDGHGIKTHVIVKHRTLMVKHMHWYQFGDEVSPCECRCSRARLPPSRFWLFEPRCYMHDTGGWYIETFGRDKKGRTIPSPRHWHGVNEHSEKRLHPALYLVALAYRSLDLEDAQRRKWSFRSFLELQLSHILQLRKKIFSGKKGVDMGAP; from the exons ATGGCGCTTCgcgcggcggagctccggcgactcctcctcctccgcggcaGGGCGGTCCTCCCGCTCCCGCTCGCGTCGCGCTGCCGGCCGGCGAGCACGGCCGCCCGTGACGACGAGGGAGCAGGGGGCAACGCCTACGACGTGCTTGGGGTGGGAGAGACGAGCTCCTCCGCGGAGATCAAGGCCTCCTTCCACCGCCTCGCGAAGGAGACCCACCCCGACGTCGCTGCCGCCGCCGGTTCCCGCCGGTTCCTTCAGATCCTCGCGGCCTACGAG ATCCTATCCGATTCGCAGCGAAGAGCTCATTATGACAGCTTCCTGCGCTCGCAGAGGCTAGTTATACAGAAGCATCCCAGGCCATCGCAATATGTATATCCATATCCATATAGTTCAGGCATTGTGATGCCTAGAGAAAGTAATGTTGTCGAGTGGCTTAAATGGTACAGGCTCACTGTCGATGACATTGTTACAAAAAAGAGGATTGCGACGGGTTCAGGTTATTTCGATAGACTTGAGAGTGAACTGTACTCTGCAGTCCATGCTGCATACTATGGCCCCGAGGTTGAGTCCACGGATCTCCTTCCTGATTGCTTTGAAGCCGAGGAGAGGTCTGTGTATGAGACACCTGAGCTATTGCACCTTGTATCTGGCCGTGACCTGCTTGGTATTGTCAGTCTAGTGGATAGCGTCCGAGAGCTGTCTGATGCTTGTCGTGAGAAGCTGACACATTCTGGTTCTGGAGCCTGCGGCTTTTGTCCAAATGTTGCAGTAAATGGGGAGAAATGTTCAATACCTAGGCATGCAGAtattcacaagcaagagaatgaggaTAGTGACAGTATCCCATCAGATGCCTACAAGGACATTGAATTGCAGATATGTGGGAGAGTAGTAGCCACTGCAAATAGGAGGCTCAAGTGCAATTGCATTGACAATTCAGACATGGAAGATCACATACATGTTTTTCTTGTTCCAAATGAGGTGGTTGCACCTGATGTGACACAAGAGCATCTCCTCCTTGGAACAATCACTGGGTTGGACACCAGTGGAGAGGAAGGATCTTGCTGTGTCTATGATGGCCATGGAATAAAGACCCATGTAATTGTTAAGCACAGGACACTGATG GTTAAACACATGCACTGGTATCAATTTGGAGATGAAGTTTCACCCTGCGAGTGTCGATGTAGCAGGGCTCGGTTGCCACCCAGCAG GTTTTGGCTTTTTGAGCCACGGTGTTACATGCATGACACTGGTGGTTGGTACATCGAGACATTTGGGAGAGACAAGAAAGGGAGGACAATTCCATCGCCGAGACATTGGCATGGTGTCAATGAACATTCTGAAAA GAGATTGCATCCAGCACTGTATCTGGTGGCTCTGGCATACAGATCTTTAGATCTTGAGGATGCTCAAAGAAGAAAATGGAGCTTTAGGAGTTTCCTAGAGCTGCAGTTGTCTCATATTCTTCAGTTAAGAAAAAAAATCTTTAGTGGTAAAAAAGGAGTTGATATGGGAGCACCATGA